One Aquisediminimonas profunda genomic region harbors:
- a CDS encoding cytochrome c3 family protein — translation MTFIVRQLSRTSEGREIVRTARHEADSIAIGRDASSEIHLADLAVELHHAQVKMQTGGELEIDSTCGLPFEIEGRSALQARIDPAVGAELRFGGHRIGVSAEDGAAVLTVERVEALSDASEAKEEIGLFTLKGLLPGRRPVAWSLIGAVLLIFLIWPIFTYATSHGVAKRSPGFHADRMWSSGPLSIAHKSLMNNCQACHVNKFEAVRDTACMTCHKDDAHAHADPARIALAKEPPGIGGRIKGLFQTAFNHPAGRCVDCHTEHEGAGRMPPTAQAFCTDCHGSLNTRLTDTKLKNADDFGTDHPEFMPAVTAGTDARGNRLYRRVSFNAHPVDNNGLKFPHAIHLARGGSIARMAQTMKADQGFGDSLACKDCHTPTADGTRFRPVEMERNCGMCHSLAFDRIGGTFRTLRHGDPAQVVADLRAFYRSTGPDRPISLGGMARRRPGDYAAAETSQDYVAGARAYGGQAEEAVQAVFSRGGACFDCHVVTPTGNGSAPFHIGKVYQPDRYMKKGWFDHNAHRSEACTSCHAADRSKAATDLLLPDLASCRTCHVGESGSRLKPVKTPVESSCAMCHDYHIDAGAPWLARQKVDRTKGHAQGRGTLASAR, via the coding sequence ATGACCTTCATCGTCCGCCAGCTGTCCCGCACTTCCGAAGGGCGTGAAATCGTCCGCACGGCCCGGCATGAAGCGGATTCCATTGCAATCGGTCGCGATGCCAGCAGCGAAATCCATCTCGCCGATCTTGCGGTCGAACTTCATCATGCGCAGGTCAAAATGCAGACCGGTGGCGAGCTGGAGATCGACTCCACCTGCGGTCTGCCATTCGAAATTGAAGGGCGCAGTGCGCTGCAGGCCCGGATCGATCCCGCAGTCGGGGCGGAACTTCGCTTCGGCGGACATCGCATAGGCGTTTCTGCAGAAGATGGTGCCGCTGTCCTGACCGTCGAGCGGGTCGAGGCTCTTTCGGATGCAAGCGAAGCGAAAGAGGAAATCGGGCTGTTCACGCTCAAAGGCTTGCTGCCGGGCCGCAGGCCTGTGGCGTGGAGCCTGATTGGCGCTGTGCTGTTGATCTTCCTCATCTGGCCCATTTTCACCTACGCGACATCTCACGGAGTGGCGAAGCGCTCTCCCGGCTTTCATGCCGACCGGATGTGGTCAAGTGGGCCGTTGAGTATTGCCCACAAGAGCCTCATGAACAATTGTCAGGCTTGCCATGTGAACAAGTTTGAAGCTGTACGGGATACGGCCTGCATGACCTGCCACAAGGATGATGCTCATGCGCATGCGGATCCCGCCCGGATCGCGTTGGCCAAGGAGCCGCCCGGGATCGGGGGGCGCATAAAGGGCCTGTTCCAGACCGCATTCAACCATCCGGCGGGTCGTTGTGTCGATTGCCATACAGAACATGAAGGCGCCGGCCGCATGCCGCCCACAGCTCAGGCCTTCTGCACGGATTGCCATGGTTCGCTGAATACACGGCTGACGGATACCAAACTCAAGAACGCAGATGACTTTGGAACGGATCACCCGGAATTCATGCCCGCTGTGACGGCCGGCACAGACGCGCGGGGCAATCGGCTGTACCGTCGCGTTTCATTCAACGCACATCCGGTGGACAATAATGGCCTCAAATTCCCGCATGCCATTCATCTTGCCAGGGGCGGCAGCATCGCCCGCATGGCCCAGACGATGAAGGCAGACCAGGGCTTCGGAGATAGCCTCGCCTGCAAGGACTGTCACACGCCGACGGCTGACGGTACGCGGTTCAGGCCAGTGGAAATGGAACGCAATTGCGGCATGTGCCACAGTCTTGCGTTCGACAGGATCGGCGGGACGTTCCGAACCCTGCGCCATGGCGATCCGGCGCAGGTTGTTGCCGATCTTCGCGCCTTTTATCGCTCGACAGGGCCAGACCGGCCAATCAGCCTGGGCGGAATGGCGCGGCGCAGGCCGGGCGACTATGCAGCGGCTGAGACATCACAGGATTATGTTGCAGGTGCCCGGGCCTATGGCGGGCAGGCAGAGGAGGCAGTGCAGGCCGTCTTTTCGCGCGGCGGGGCATGCTTTGATTGCCATGTTGTGACGCCCACAGGAAATGGATCGGCGCCCTTCCACATCGGCAAGGTTTACCAGCCGGATCGTTATATGAAGAAGGGCTGGTTCGATCATAATGCGCATCGCTCGGAAGCCTGCACAAGTTGCCATGCAGCAGACAGGTCAAAGGCGGCGACCGATTTGCTCCTGCCGGATCTGGCAAGTTGCCGCACCTGCCATGTTGGAGAAAGCGGCAGTCGGTTGAAACCCGTCAAGACACCGGTCGAATCCAGTTGCGCAATGTGCCATGATTACCACATCGATGCAGGCGCGCCTTGGCTTGCTCGCCAAAAAGTCGATCGGACGAAGGGCCACGCGCAGGGTCGCGGAACTCTTGCGAGCGCCCGATGA
- the truA gene encoding tRNA pseudouridine(38-40) synthase TruA: MTRFRLTIEYDGRPFMGWQRQPHGPSVQAAIEDAGKAITGESIILHAAGRTDAGVHAEAMSAHLDVTKTVTAFRLMEGINAKLRPYPIAVLDCAPVADDWHARFSCIGRRYLYRIINRRAPLALDKGRAWRVPQALDSDAMHEAAQVLVGHHDFTTFRSMHCQSASPVKTLDVLDVRRFCEEIEIAASARSFLHHQVRSMVGCLMMVGRGQWSSADLKAALDAKDRKALGFNAPPDGLYFVEARYPA; the protein is encoded by the coding sequence ATGACACGGTTTCGCCTGACGATCGAATATGACGGCAGACCCTTCATGGGCTGGCAACGCCAACCCCACGGGCCAAGCGTGCAGGCGGCCATCGAGGATGCTGGCAAGGCGATTACCGGTGAGAGCATCATCCTGCATGCCGCGGGTAGAACGGACGCCGGAGTTCATGCTGAAGCGATGTCAGCGCATCTTGACGTGACCAAGACGGTGACAGCGTTCCGCCTGATGGAAGGCATCAATGCCAAGCTCCGGCCCTATCCCATTGCTGTGCTCGACTGCGCGCCGGTTGCGGATGACTGGCATGCCCGGTTTTCCTGCATCGGGCGGCGTTACCTCTATCGGATCATCAATCGCCGCGCACCACTGGCATTGGACAAGGGACGTGCCTGGCGCGTGCCGCAGGCGCTCGACAGCGATGCCATGCACGAAGCGGCGCAAGTGCTTGTCGGACATCATGATTTCACGACCTTCCGCTCGATGCACTGCCAGTCGGCAAGCCCGGTCAAGACGCTCGACGTCCTTGATGTCCGGCGGTTCTGTGAGGAGATCGAGATCGCGGCCTCTGCACGCTCGTTTCTCCACCATCAGGTCCGTTCGATGGTCGGCTGCCTCATGATGGTTGGGCGCGGACAATGGTCATCCGCGGACCTCAAGGCCGCACTCGATGCAAAGGACCGCAAGGCGCTCGGCTTCAACGCCCCGCCCGATGGCCTCTATTTCGTCGAGGCACGTTACCCAGCCTAA
- a CDS encoding phosphodiesterase, producing the protein MLIAQVTDIHLGFEPDNPEEFNRQRLDQVVRRLSALSPRPDVLLATGDLVDRGDSESYRRLRDAFAGCPFPVLYCLGNHDLRQNFVECFPETPTADGFVQYEHELSGLRILFLDTLEEGRHGGAFCETRAAWLKARLAEKPDVQTLIIMHHPPVEVGVEWMNTHPDEPWVHRVADAVDGHDQIAGIICGHVHRPISVGWRGKTISICASTAPQVALDLSRIDPEKPDGRPMIIADPPAYALHRWNGRELVSHFDTAEDHDVLARFDATMQDLVRNLLNERPV; encoded by the coding sequence ATGCTGATCGCGCAGGTCACGGACATTCACCTGGGTTTCGAGCCGGACAACCCCGAGGAATTCAATCGGCAGCGCCTTGATCAGGTCGTCCGCCGCCTGTCAGCCCTCTCGCCAAGGCCGGACGTGCTGCTTGCGACCGGCGACCTTGTCGACCGTGGGGATTCGGAGTCCTATCGCCGTCTGCGCGATGCCTTTGCCGGATGCCCCTTTCCGGTGCTGTATTGTCTTGGGAACCACGATCTTCGCCAAAATTTTGTCGAATGCTTTCCGGAAACGCCGACGGCTGACGGCTTTGTCCAGTATGAGCATGAATTGTCAGGCCTCCGTATCCTGTTTCTTGATACTCTGGAGGAAGGGCGTCACGGCGGAGCCTTTTGCGAAACGCGGGCCGCGTGGCTCAAAGCGCGTCTGGCGGAAAAGCCGGACGTGCAGACGCTGATCATCATGCATCATCCGCCGGTTGAAGTCGGAGTCGAATGGATGAACACGCACCCCGATGAGCCCTGGGTTCATCGCGTTGCCGACGCGGTAGATGGTCACGATCAGATTGCCGGCATCATCTGCGGCCATGTCCACCGCCCGATCTCGGTCGGCTGGCGCGGGAAGACGATTTCCATCTGCGCGTCAACCGCCCCGCAAGTGGCGCTCGACCTCAGCCGGATCGACCCCGAAAAGCCCGATGGCCGACCCATGATCATTGCCGATCCACCCGCCTATGCGCTGCACAGATGGAATGGCAGGGAACTGGTAAGCCATTTCGATACCGCCGAAGATCATGACGTCCTCGCGCGTTTCGACGCGACGATGCAGGATCTGGTTCGGAACCTGCTCAATGAGCGGCCGGTTTAG